ATACATGAGAGAGGTGATGATCTCGTTTTGGTCATTGTTTGTGAGTATAACAAGTCCGAATTTCCTATCGGGAAGAAATGCAGTCCGAGACAACATACCATCGTAACCACCGGAGTGTTCAATCATGAGTTCACCTTTATAATCAGCAATACCCCATCCAAGACCGTAAGTATTGAAATGCCTGTTTGTGAGTCTTCCAGTGCCATGAGTCGGAGATGGTATAATGTTATAAGGAATGTGTGTTGACAATATAAGTTTTTTGGAGAAGATATCATTATTATTCAGTGTACCCATATTAATCTGCATTGCAACCCATTTTGCCATGTCACTTGCAGAGGAGATGAGTCCTGCAGCAGCTGCGAGATTATCTACATTGCGCCATTTTATCGGAACCATATTATATTCATAATCGAAAGTATGAGGAGAGGCAATATTTTGCGTGTTATTTAATTGGGAAATACTTATAAGAGTTCTTTTCATATCGAGCGGGTTCAGAATCCTTTCCTGAACGAATTCGCCCCAACTTTTTCCTGTTATGTTTTTAATAACCTCTGCCGCAATAGTATATCCAGTATTGAAATAACCATAACCGCTTCTAAAACCAAATACGGGTTTGACGTATTGTAGTTTTTCTATTAGTGCAACATCAGAATAATTTGTTCCCCATGTAATAAAGTCACCATGAAATGTCCCAGTACCTATTCTATGTGTCAGAACATCTTTTATAGTTAAGAGTTGCGTTGAAGTATTGTCATATAACTTAATGCCGGGTATATAAAGATTAACTTTATCATCAAGTTTAAGTTTATTTTCACTTTCCAGAATTGCTATTGAAAGACCAGTAAACGCCTTACTGTTTGAAGCAACTGCAAAAAGGGTATTTTCATCAACTCTATCATTCTTACAAAGTTCATTGAGACCATAACCTTTTACGTAAGTAATAATCCCGTTTTCGATAATTGCTACAGACATTCCCGGAATTTTCCATCTTATCATAGATTCTTCAACATACTCGTCAATATTTTTTCCCAATAACATAATTTGAGCAAAAATATGCACAGGGATTAAAATGAAAATAGCCGATAATAGTATTTTTTTCATAATATCTTAATTTCTTAAAATTAAGAATATTTAATATTATTAAAAAGTGGCTTTAAAATCACAGTCACAATTATTATTTTAATCGTTTATATAATTTTGATAATTTTGAATAACTTTAAAAATAAGCAAGCAAGGAGCTAAAATCTTATGCCTGATTTTAAATCGGAACAAATAAGGAATATAACCGTAATAGGTCATGGGGGAAGCGGTAAGACAATACTAACGGAAGGAATTCTACACTCGGCAGGAGTAACCAACAGATTCGGCAAGATAGAGGAAGGAAATACAGTCAGCGATTATCACAAGGATGAAATCGAAAAACAGATGTCGATAAATTCTTCACTAATGAACTGTTATTGGAAAAAGGGTGACGGAGAGAAAGTTAAATTTAATATAATAGACACTCCGGGATTTATGGATTTTACAGGTGAAGTGAAATCATCCTTAAGGATAACAGAAACAGCTATTATGGTTGTAGATGCTTTTAAGGGTATAGAAGTAGGTACAGAATCATCATTCAAATTTACTAAAGAATTTCACAATAATATAATATTTGTAATCAATAAACTTGACACTGAAAACTCAGTATTTGAAGAGACGGTAAATCAGCTTGTAGAAAGTTTTGGTCCTCAGGTAGCAGTGGCATCTTATCCAGTAAATCACGGATTAGGATTTAATTCAGTGATAGACGTAATAAAAATGAAGATGTATAAATTTACTACTGACGGAAAAGGCGACTATACTATTGAAGATATTCCAGCAAATCATAAAGAAAAGGCTGATGAATATCATCAAAAGTTAATAGAAGCGATTGCTTCTGAAGATGATGCATTAATGGAGAAGTTTTTTGAGTCAGGTTCACTTACTGAATCCGAGATTGCGGAGGGATTAAAGATAGGGCTGAAAGACAGGATGCTGTTTCCTGTATTTTGTACATCAGCATCAACGAATGTAGGCGTTAAGCCACTTATGGATTTTATAGCTGATTACACAGAATCACCGGTGGAGAGACCAGCAGAAAAAGGTCATAAGCCAAACAGTGATGAAGTAGTTGAAGTAAAACCTGATGTAAACGGACAACCAGTTTTATTTATTTTTAAAACTATTTCTGAAAAGAATATAGGAGAGCTTTCATTTTTCAGAGTATATTCAGGTAAGGTGACTCCAGGAATGGATTTAATAAATGAGGCAACGGGAAAATCGGAAAGGCTTGCACAGACATATACGATGAACGGAAAGGACAGAAAAGAAATATCGGAAGTAATAACGGGAGATTTTGCCGGAGTTGTAAAGTTAAAAGATTCGCATACGAACAACACACTTTCTTCAAAGCAGTTTCCAGTAGTACTTGAGCCGATTAAATTTCCATTACCGAATATGTCTCTTGCTATAGCTTCAGCGAGAAAAGGTGAAGAGGACAAGCTTGGACAAGCCTTGCATTCATTCCATGAAGAAGATCCGACATTTGCGATGAACTATGATCCAGAAATCAGTCAGACTATTATTCATGGGCAAGGTGAGATTCACATTAACACGATCATAAACAGAATGAAAGCAAAGTACGGACTTGATGTAGTACTTACGGAACCAAAAATTCCATATAAAGAAACGATTAAAAGAAAAGCTAATGATGTTGAGTACAGGCACAAGAAGCAAACAGGTGGTAAAGGACAATTTGGGCACGTCGTAATAAATGTAGAACCTAAACCCAGAGGTGAAGGATTCGAATTTGTTGATGCAATTGTAGGTGGAGTAATTCCGGGAAGGTTTATTCCGGCTGTTGAAAAAGGTATAATAGAAACAATGGCATCCGGTGTGCTGATTGGCTGTAAAGTTATTGATGTGAAGGTGACTCTTCATTTCGGTTCTTTCCATAATGTTGATTCAGATGAATTATCATTTAAGCTAGCTGCATCACAGGCATTCCGTAAAGGTTTCAAGGATGCCAGTCCTGTAATACTCGAACCTGTTTATGAAGTTGAAATATACTTCCCCGAGGAATTCATGGGTGCTGTTTCAGGGGATGTATCATCACGCAGAGGAAAGATACTTGGTATGGAATCTGAAGGAAGATTACAGGTTATCAGATGTCACATTCCATTATCGGAAATGAACGGATATTCTTCAAAACTACGTTCATTCACACAAGGACGGGGTTCATATACGAGGAAATTCTCGCATTATGAAGAAGTACCGAAAGAAGTGGAAACCAAGATAATAGCTGACTACGAGAAGAAGAGAGCAGAAGAGCAGAAATAGAAATAAATATATTATTAATACAGAAAGGGCTGAAAAATTCAGCCCTTTTTTATTATGCTTAAAGTGATAATTTTGTACATTTCTTTTTAAAAACGTTTTAATGAAGTTATTTTCAAATAGTCCCATAAACGTATAATAAATATTTGAAATGAAAAGAGTTACGGTTATTCCGGTTTTACTGCTCTTACTTACGTTGAACTCCTATGCTTCACCACGCAGGGTACTTCTTGAGTTTACAACCTCTAATACCTGTGAATATTGCGGCTGCATGGATTCACTCTTAAAAACCTCTACTCTTTTACAATACCCGCAAACAGTAATACTTGCAATGCACGGTACGATAAGACCTCCGGTTGACCCTTATTCAATCTATTTCGGAAACACGCTTCGTGATTCATTAATAGGACCGGAAATAGGATTTAGCGCACCGATGTCTTTTATTGACAGAAGCTTCTGGAGTTACACTAGTTATGTCAGGTACAGGGATTCGCTGAATTACAGGTACACAACTTCGCCCGTTTCGCCAATAGAATTGACAATTGTTTCAAAGGTATTCAACCCTGTTACGAGGATGCTGACGGTGGTAATAAATGCGCGGGCTGAGCAAACATTAACGGGCGAGTATAGGATAAACTTTGTAATATCTGAAAACAACCTTTTATCATACCAGGCAGGCGGGCCCTGTAACGAACAGAATTTTAATTTTGACCATGACTGGGTAATAAGAACAAATGCGAACGGATACGATGGTGAGCAGCTTATTAACGGAACATGGAATCTGAATCAGACATTAACGAAAACATTTACGTATCCGCTTGATACAGGATGGGTTCCTGAAAACTGTGATTTCAATATATATGTTTACAAAAGAGTATCATTGTTAAGGCATTCAGAAGTTCAACAGGCGGCAAAGGGTTCTGTGACGGGTTCAATAGGTATTAATAATATTGGCTCAGAAGTGAAAGGTTATGCGCTTTGGCAGAACTATCCCAATCCGTTTAATCCTGTTACTAACATAAAGTTTTCGATACCGAAGAGCGAGTACGTAAAATTAACGTTGTACAATTCACTGGGTGCGGAGAAGGCCGTTCTTTTCAGCGGTCATCTGAATTCAGGAACGTACAATCTTGAGATTGATATGAGCAGATTCAGCAGCGGAATATATTATAGTAAAATGGAGACAAAAGGATTCAACGATACAAAGATGCTAATGCTTGTGAAGTAATATTCTTTATACTCTTGTGAATTTTGTGATTAAATCTTTGTGTTGAGGAAAGAGATTTATCAAATCATTTCTTCTGCACAATTCAAAATCGAAGTATTCAAAGCCCGGGGAGACAGTGCAGCCAACGAATGAGTATGAAGATTTATTTTCTACTTCAGCACAGAAATTAGTGCCTGCTTTAATCATGTGCTGGAATACATCACCCTTATCGAAATTCCTTCCGAGTCTTATTGTTTCAAGTATTCCGCTTTTTGTAATTGAATGAATGAGGAGTGAAGTACCTTCATAGAAATGCCAGATTTCATCTGCCTTAAGTACATGGAAAGCGGAAATATCATATTCTTCAAGCAGGAAATAAATTGATGTATATAAAACATGATTGTTTTTAAACCTTTCAGGAAGTCCCGATTCTATACTTTCATCGGAACGGAATTTCTCGGAGAAGTATCCTCCTTCGGGATGCTTAACAAGGTTAAACTTCTCAATAATATGTTCTGCTATGGGAATCATGATTTGTTTTATTTAATATAAATATATTTATAAGATTATCCTATGAACTTATTTTGTTCTTCTGAAGTGGGTATTCTACAAGCATCTTTTTTGCCAAACCACTTATACCGGTTTCGAGCAACAATATCATAAAAGAAATTTCTAATAAAAGGTGGAACGATAATGAAGGCATAATACAGATTATGAGGGAACCTCAGATGTTTTGATATACGCAAAGCAGCACCTGAACGAGTATAAAAAGTATTACCATCAACTAAAATAAGAGTAGAAAAACTATCAGTGGGAAGATTAAATTTGCTTAAAG
The window above is part of the Ignavibacteria bacterium genome. Proteins encoded here:
- a CDS encoding DCC1-like thiol-disulfide oxidoreductase family protein; translation: MSKKEGNEINYVILFDGVCNFCNSSVNFIIDNDKSNLFKFASLQSSYGQDALSKFNLPTDSFSTLILVDGNTFYTRSGAALRISKHLRFPHNLYYAFIIVPPFIRNFFYDIVARNRYKWFGKKDACRIPTSEEQNKFIG
- a CDS encoding serine hydrolase domain-containing protein — encoded protein: MKKILLSAIFILIPVHIFAQIMLLGKNIDEYVEESMIRWKIPGMSVAIIENGIITYVKGYGLNELCKNDRVDENTLFAVASNSKAFTGLSIAILESENKLKLDDKVNLYIPGIKLYDNTSTQLLTIKDVLTHRIGTGTFHGDFITWGTNYSDVALIEKLQYVKPVFGFRSGYGYFNTGYTIAAEVIKNITGKSWGEFVQERILNPLDMKRTLISISQLNNTQNIASPHTFDYEYNMVPIKWRNVDNLAAAAGLISSASDMAKWVAMQINMGTLNNNDIFSKKLILSTHIPYNIIPSPTHGTGRLTNRHFNTYGLGWGIADYKGELMIEHSGGYDGMLSRTAFLPDRKFGLVILTNNDQNEIITSLMYQLFDYALNKEVFNWDSLAYLNSTKDGVPYDKITWNEIYNKKDPNLKSNFNLNELVGTYSNVQAGDLLISAAENNLNFTLSSRPETRGVLSHWRNDTLICEFADLVIGRCLAPVYFNDGKIKSIKIKSSDFVDPLYYEFIKKD
- a CDS encoding cupin domain-containing protein, whose translation is MIPIAEHIIEKFNLVKHPEGGYFSEKFRSDESIESGLPERFKNNHVLYTSIYFLLEEYDISAFHVLKADEIWHFYEGTSLLIHSITKSGILETIRLGRNFDKGDVFQHMIKAGTNFCAEVENKSSYSFVGCTVSPGFEYFDFELCRRNDLINLFPQHKDLITKFTRV
- a CDS encoding Omp28-related outer membrane protein, encoding MKRVTVIPVLLLLLTLNSYASPRRVLLEFTTSNTCEYCGCMDSLLKTSTLLQYPQTVILAMHGTIRPPVDPYSIYFGNTLRDSLIGPEIGFSAPMSFIDRSFWSYTSYVRYRDSLNYRYTTSPVSPIELTIVSKVFNPVTRMLTVVINARAEQTLTGEYRINFVISENNLLSYQAGGPCNEQNFNFDHDWVIRTNANGYDGEQLINGTWNLNQTLTKTFTYPLDTGWVPENCDFNIYVYKRVSLLRHSEVQQAAKGSVTGSIGINNIGSEVKGYALWQNYPNPFNPVTNIKFSIPKSEYVKLTLYNSLGAEKAVLFSGHLNSGTYNLEIDMSRFSSGIYYSKMETKGFNDTKMLMLVK
- the fusA gene encoding elongation factor G, with the protein product MPDFKSEQIRNITVIGHGGSGKTILTEGILHSAGVTNRFGKIEEGNTVSDYHKDEIEKQMSINSSLMNCYWKKGDGEKVKFNIIDTPGFMDFTGEVKSSLRITETAIMVVDAFKGIEVGTESSFKFTKEFHNNIIFVINKLDTENSVFEETVNQLVESFGPQVAVASYPVNHGLGFNSVIDVIKMKMYKFTTDGKGDYTIEDIPANHKEKADEYHQKLIEAIASEDDALMEKFFESGSLTESEIAEGLKIGLKDRMLFPVFCTSASTNVGVKPLMDFIADYTESPVERPAEKGHKPNSDEVVEVKPDVNGQPVLFIFKTISEKNIGELSFFRVYSGKVTPGMDLINEATGKSERLAQTYTMNGKDRKEISEVITGDFAGVVKLKDSHTNNTLSSKQFPVVLEPIKFPLPNMSLAIASARKGEEDKLGQALHSFHEEDPTFAMNYDPEISQTIIHGQGEIHINTIINRMKAKYGLDVVLTEPKIPYKETIKRKANDVEYRHKKQTGGKGQFGHVVINVEPKPRGEGFEFVDAIVGGVIPGRFIPAVEKGIIETMASGVLIGCKVIDVKVTLHFGSFHNVDSDELSFKLAASQAFRKGFKDASPVILEPVYEVEIYFPEEFMGAVSGDVSSRRGKILGMESEGRLQVIRCHIPLSEMNGYSSKLRSFTQGRGSYTRKFSHYEEVPKEVETKIIADYEKKRAEEQK